In one Streptomyces sp. NBC_01288 genomic region, the following are encoded:
- a CDS encoding acetoin utilization protein AcuC: protein MSGRAQLMWDEAVTGYDFGRDHPMDPVRLDLTRRLVDAFGLDEVVDVVAAKPAGDSTLRLVHREDYVEAVKAASADPESADGAYGLGTMDDPAFAGMHEVSALIAGQSVGAAEAVWGGDALHAVNFSGGLHHAMPGGASGFCIYNDASLAIARLLELGAERVAYVDVDVHHGDGVQAAFWEDPRVLTISLHEHPRTLFPQTGWPEETGAGRGEGSAVNVALPAGTGDAGWLRAFHAVVPELIADFRPQVLVSQHGADTHFEDPLAHLAVSLDAQRAVQVACHELAHEYADGKWVALGGGGYAVVEVVPRSWTHLVAIAAGREIAPEAVIPEGWRQEVFARTRELGPQRMTDGRWPVAYADWESGYDPGDRLDQAVVATRRAVFPLRGLLA from the coding sequence ATGAGCGGGCGCGCACAGCTGATGTGGGACGAGGCAGTAACGGGCTATGACTTCGGCCGGGACCATCCGATGGACCCGGTTCGGCTCGACCTGACCCGGAGACTCGTCGATGCCTTCGGGCTGGATGAGGTCGTGGACGTGGTGGCGGCCAAGCCCGCCGGTGATTCGACGTTGCGGCTGGTTCACCGGGAGGACTATGTCGAGGCGGTGAAGGCGGCCTCGGCTGATCCGGAGTCGGCGGACGGGGCGTATGGGCTCGGGACCATGGATGATCCTGCCTTTGCCGGGATGCACGAGGTGTCCGCGCTGATTGCTGGGCAGTCGGTGGGGGCGGCGGAAGCTGTGTGGGGCGGGGATGCGCTGCATGCCGTGAACTTCTCGGGTGGGCTGCATCATGCGATGCCGGGGGGTGCCTCGGGGTTCTGCATTTACAACGATGCCTCGTTGGCGATTGCCCGGCTGTTGGAGTTGGGGGCCGAGCGGGTCGCGTATGTGGATGTCGATGTGCATCACGGGGATGGGGTTCAGGCGGCGTTCTGGGAAGATCCCCGGGTGTTGACGATCTCCCTGCACGAGCATCCCCGGACGTTGTTTCCGCAGACCGGGTGGCCGGAGGAGACCGGGGCGGGGCGGGGGGAGGGGTCCGCGGTCAATGTGGCGTTGCCGGCGGGGACCGGGGACGCGGGGTGGTTGCGGGCGTTTCACGCTGTCGTACCGGAGTTGATCGCGGACTTTCGGCCGCAGGTGTTGGTTTCGCAGCACGGGGCCGATACGCACTTCGAGGATCCGCTTGCTCATCTCGCGGTGTCGTTGGATGCGCAGCGGGCGGTGCAGGTGGCGTGTCATGAGCTCGCGCACGAGTACGCGGACGGGAAGTGGGTCGCGCTCGGTGGGGGTGGTTATGCCGTGGTGGAGGTGGTGCCGCGGTCTTGGACGCATCTTGTTGCGATCGCTGCGGGGCGGGAGATTGCGCCGGAGGCGGTGATTCCTGAGGGGTGGCGGCAGGAAGTGTTCGCTCGGACGCGGGAGTTGGGGCCGCAGCGGATGACGGACGGGCGGTGGCCGGTGGCCTACGCCGACTGGGAGTCGGGGTATGACCCCGGGGATCGTCTTGACCAGGCGGTGGTGGCTACTCGGCGTGCGGTGTTTCCGTTGCGGGGGTTGTTGGCGTAG
- a CDS encoding VC0807 family protein: MTTNTGSMKKNFGPLLADVAVPIGSYYLLKSGFGMGTVAALGWSSVVPAVRTVWGVVAERTINAFAALILFVNVVGLLLSFVAGDPRLMLAKDSGISSAVGIGILVSVVMGKPMMTAGMKPFLVKGSPERDAAFERLLSGSVAFRRAERRFSLVWGVMLLAECVARIVGVYTLPVDTMVWLGTVVMIGTIAVTSVVSGGVAVGPMAEMIDAELKAGDVPSPAVVPSLVVAR; the protein is encoded by the coding sequence ATGACGACGAACACGGGCTCCATGAAGAAGAACTTCGGGCCGCTCCTCGCGGACGTGGCGGTACCGATCGGGTCGTACTACCTGCTGAAGAGCGGGTTCGGGATGGGCACTGTGGCGGCGCTGGGGTGGAGCAGCGTCGTGCCGGCGGTGCGGACCGTGTGGGGGGTCGTCGCCGAGCGGACGATCAATGCCTTCGCCGCGCTGATTCTGTTCGTGAACGTTGTCGGGCTGCTGCTCAGTTTCGTGGCCGGTGACCCGCGGTTGATGCTCGCGAAGGACAGCGGGATCAGCAGTGCCGTCGGGATCGGGATCCTTGTGTCCGTGGTGATGGGAAAGCCGATGATGACCGCCGGGATGAAGCCCTTCCTCGTGAAGGGCAGCCCGGAGCGGGATGCCGCGTTCGAGCGGCTGTTGAGCGGGTCTGTGGCGTTCCGGCGGGCCGAGCGGCGGTTCTCGCTCGTGTGGGGTGTGATGCTGCTCGCGGAGTGTGTCGCGCGGATCGTCGGGGTGTACACGCTGCCCGTGGACACCATGGTGTGGCTGGGCACGGTGGTGATGATCGGGACGATCGCCGTGACGTCGGTGGTCAGTGGTGGTGTCGCCGTGGGGCCGATGGCGGAGATGATCGACGCGGAGCTGAAGGCCGGGGACGTGCCCTCACCTGCGGTTGTGCCGTCGCTGGTCGTCGCTCGGTAA
- a CDS encoding NAD-dependent epimerase/dehydratase family protein gives MGKVVLVTGVARQLGGRFVRRIQRDPQVDRVIAVDAVAPGHHLGGAEFIQADIRQPTIARVLAESGADTVVHMDVTGTALGSGSRTTVKETNVIGTMQLLGACQKSPVVKRLVVKSSTNVYGSAPRDPAVFTEGTPPKSLPSGGFAKDTVEVEGYVRGFARRRPDVAVCVLRFANILGPTADSPLASYFSLPVLPTVFGYDPRLQFVHEDDVIDVLRIASHDPERGTLNSGTFNIAGDGVLLLSQCSRRLGRPTVPLLLPAVTWAGSLVRTLGMTDFSPEQIRLLTHGRVVSTVQMRETLGYKPKYTTAETFADFARSQGPGLLPPEVLAGAVDRIAALSRSDSGHPPTPSAN, from the coding sequence TTGGGGAAGGTCGTGCTCGTGACCGGAGTGGCCCGACAGCTGGGGGGCCGGTTCGTACGACGGATCCAGCGTGACCCTCAGGTGGACCGGGTGATCGCCGTGGACGCGGTCGCGCCCGGGCACCATCTCGGGGGCGCGGAGTTCATCCAGGCCGACATCCGGCAGCCCACCATCGCGCGGGTGCTCGCCGAGTCGGGCGCCGACACCGTCGTCCACATGGACGTGACGGGCACCGCCCTGGGCAGCGGCAGCCGGACCACGGTCAAGGAGACCAACGTCATCGGCACCATGCAGCTGCTCGGCGCCTGCCAGAAGTCGCCGGTCGTCAAGCGCCTGGTGGTGAAGTCCAGCACGAACGTCTACGGCTCCGCCCCGCGCGACCCGGCCGTCTTCACCGAGGGCACCCCGCCGAAGTCCCTGCCGAGCGGCGGCTTCGCGAAGGACACCGTCGAGGTCGAGGGCTATGTCCGCGGCTTCGCCCGCCGCCGGCCGGACGTCGCCGTGTGCGTGCTGCGGTTCGCCAACATCCTTGGTCCTACGGCGGATTCACCGCTCGCTTCGTACTTCTCGCTGCCGGTGCTGCCGACCGTGTTCGGCTACGACCCGCGGCTTCAGTTCGTGCACGAGGACGACGTGATCGACGTACTGCGGATCGCCTCGCACGACCCGGAGCGGGGCACGCTCAACAGCGGCACCTTCAACATCGCCGGGGACGGCGTCCTGCTGCTCTCCCAGTGCTCGCGGCGCCTGGGCCGCCCGACCGTGCCGCTGCTGCTGCCGGCGGTCACCTGGGCGGGTTCCCTGGTGCGTACGCTGGGGATGACGGACTTCTCCCCGGAACAGATCCGGTTGCTCACCCACGGCCGGGTCGTGTCGACGGTCCAGATGCGCGAGACGCTGGGGTACAAGCCGAAGTACACGACCGCCGAGACCTTTGCGGACTTCGCGCGCAGCCAGGGCCCGGGGCTGCTGCCGCCGGAGGTCCTCGCGGGGGCCGTCGACCGGATCGCCGCGCTGTCCAGGTCGGACAGTGGCCACCCCCCGACGCCGAGCGCCAACTGA
- a CDS encoding MFS transporter, whose protein sequence is MTDVLRRGRASLAFSFFAQGATFALLVTRIPAIQDRYGVSDGLLPVFLAAVPILAGVGSVTTEHLVKRIRPSVLLRWSQPVVLLALLGVGAGDSMAELAVALGAFGLGVGALDASMNMLGVSLQRTYGRSIMLSFHAAYSLGGIVGASLAWAGAHWHLALWVSYLPVVAVLLPAAFVGSRWYVDGGAPGEEGEGAEAGPLVFKLLLPLCLVMTFAYIGDSTVSNWSAKYLKDVLGSSEQVATVPYNVYMVMCLVGRGLGDLGVRRFGAVAVVRLGAVVAAVGFAVVAVAPGAGVGMLGFTLVGLGLCVLVPQTFAAAGRLFPGASDTAIARLNVFNYVGFLIGSPLVGALGDAWSYRGAMLVPMVLVLVTLVYARSFAPQEGRYGDGHERARTADVGRGSNGL, encoded by the coding sequence ATGACAGATGTGCTGCGGCGCGGTAGGGCCTCTTTGGCGTTCAGCTTCTTCGCTCAGGGCGCCACCTTCGCGCTGCTCGTGACGCGCATCCCGGCGATCCAGGACCGGTACGGGGTGTCGGACGGGCTGCTGCCCGTCTTCCTGGCCGCCGTGCCGATCCTCGCCGGGGTCGGGAGTGTGACCACCGAGCACCTGGTGAAGCGAATACGGCCCAGCGTGCTGCTGCGCTGGTCCCAGCCCGTCGTCCTCCTGGCGCTGCTCGGGGTCGGGGCGGGCGACAGCATGGCCGAACTGGCCGTCGCGCTCGGGGCGTTCGGGCTCGGGGTGGGTGCGCTGGACGCCTCGATGAACATGCTCGGGGTGAGTCTGCAGCGGACGTACGGGCGGAGCATCATGCTCAGCTTCCATGCCGCGTACAGCCTGGGCGGGATTGTGGGGGCCTCGCTGGCGTGGGCGGGGGCGCACTGGCATCTCGCGCTGTGGGTGTCGTATCTGCCGGTGGTGGCTGTGTTGTTGCCGGCTGCCTTTGTGGGGAGTCGGTGGTACGTCGACGGGGGTGCGCCCGGTGAAGAGGGTGAGGGTGCGGAGGCTGGGCCGCTTGTTTTCAAGTTGCTGCTGCCGTTGTGTCTGGTGATGACCTTCGCCTATATCGGGGACTCGACCGTCTCCAACTGGAGTGCGAAGTATCTGAAGGACGTGCTGGGCAGTTCGGAGCAGGTCGCGACCGTTCCGTACAACGTCTACATGGTGATGTGCCTGGTCGGGCGAGGGCTCGGGGATCTCGGGGTGCGGCGGTTCGGGGCGGTGGCCGTGGTGCGGCTGGGGGCGGTGGTGGCCGCGGTGGGGTTCGCCGTGGTGGCCGTGGCGCCCGGGGCCGGGGTCGGGATGCTCGGGTTCACGTTGGTGGGGCTCGGGTTGTGTGTGTTGGTGCCGCAGACCTTCGCGGCGGCCGGGCGGTTGTTCCCGGGGGCTTCGGATACGGCCATTGCGCGGCTCAATGTGTTCAATTACGTGGGGTTTCTGATCGGTTCGCCGTTGGTGGGGGCGCTGGGCGATGCCTGGAGTTATCGCGGGGCGATGCTCGTGCCGATGGTGTTGGTGCTGGTGACGTTGGTGTACGCCCGCTCGTTCGCGCCGCAGGAGGGCCGGTACGGTGACGGGCATGAGCGGGCGCGCACAGCTGATGTGGGACGAGGCAGTAACGGGCTATGA
- a CDS encoding DUF5667 domain-containing protein, whose amino-acid sequence MIANVSAHRRANAFAQALEEELSDQGTAAEQSEGPAPAPAAAEQTEQGRMLAFATGLGELPKPVLDPEVKVVQRAQLVAAFEAMLQGEAPGPSVPEQRSRGAHRATGLGKLRPRSRLTKGLAAGGLSVGVAAGAFGGVAAASSGALPGDSLYGLKRGIEDFKLNYLSDGDDQRGVAFLDQASNRLSEARRLIERDRSGHLDHEQLGEIRRTLAGMTHDASEGHRLLHEAYEQDPNSLGPIQALSAFSRSHREAWGALRDRLPVQLGDVSDQVSSVFDAIDEEVAPLQSLLPQPPATTPGTGKHRAPGTGSKGGSTDTHRSTTPSTTEGSADTSHSSTPSSSATTGEGLLGGNTGGLLDPPKATGTESPSASKPSITEPDVTLPPLLPGLLPGLGIDSEDAN is encoded by the coding sequence GTGATCGCGAACGTATCGGCGCACCGGCGGGCGAACGCCTTCGCCCAGGCCCTGGAAGAGGAGCTGTCCGACCAGGGCACGGCGGCCGAGCAGTCCGAAGGACCGGCCCCGGCCCCGGCTGCTGCGGAACAGACCGAGCAGGGCCGCATGCTGGCCTTCGCCACCGGTCTCGGCGAGCTGCCCAAACCCGTACTGGACCCCGAGGTCAAGGTGGTCCAGCGGGCTCAGCTGGTCGCCGCGTTCGAGGCCATGCTGCAAGGCGAGGCACCCGGACCCTCGGTACCGGAGCAGCGGTCCCGGGGTGCGCACCGGGCCACCGGTCTGGGCAAGCTGCGACCGCGGTCCCGACTCACCAAGGGCCTCGCGGCCGGCGGACTGAGCGTCGGGGTCGCGGCGGGTGCCTTCGGCGGAGTGGCCGCGGCGAGCTCGGGCGCCCTGCCCGGTGACTCGCTCTACGGCCTGAAGCGCGGCATCGAGGACTTCAAGCTCAACTACCTGTCCGACGGCGACGACCAGCGCGGTGTGGCCTTCCTCGACCAGGCGTCCAACCGCCTGAGCGAGGCACGCCGGCTGATCGAGCGGGACCGCAGCGGCCACCTCGACCACGAGCAGCTCGGCGAGATCCGCCGCACGCTCGCCGGCATGACGCACGACGCGTCCGAGGGCCACCGCCTGCTGCACGAGGCGTACGAGCAGGACCCGAACTCGCTGGGCCCCATCCAGGCCCTCTCCGCGTTCTCCCGCTCGCACCGCGAGGCCTGGGGCGCCCTGCGCGACCGCCTCCCCGTCCAGCTCGGCGACGTCAGCGACCAGGTGTCGTCGGTCTTCGACGCCATAGACGAAGAGGTCGCCCCGCTCCAGTCGCTGCTCCCCCAACCCCCGGCGACGACCCCCGGCACCGGCAAGCACCGCGCTCCGGGTACGGGGTCCAAGGGCGGTTCCACCGACACCCACCGCTCGACGACACCGAGCACCACGGAGGGCTCCGCCGACACCAGCCACTCCAGCACCCCGAGTTCGTCCGCCACCACCGGCGAGGGCCTCCTCGGCGGCAACACGGGGGGCCTCCTGGACCCCCCGAAGGCCACCGGCACGGAGTCGCCGTCCGCGAGCAAGCCGTCGATCACGGAACCGGACGTCACGCTGCCACCGCTGCTCCCGGGCTTGCTGCCGGGCCTGGGCATCGACAGCGAGGACGCGAATTAG
- a CDS encoding phosphatase, with translation MLSTDALRAHLLAARLAGPVATSREESLRSYRAFAARDPRVLIGLDPEWTWGQRDLIGLMADKCGVSADPTHTSGHDVIDPERTLAALDAFADRLGEVAERSGAVLLGTGHPHRLLGFYAALADALSAAGCAVLTPAHGLSVDITTRFGLRTYNLDYVQGVGLVREPGPERTGCEPGAHTHSPLPVRTVLGAAAEVGGVLPELVIGDHGWVCGAGQLGFEAIGLADTDDPALFVGEAEGSVSVVVPLDDAVRSAYYRPLTRYVLNRACLSQ, from the coding sequence GTGTTGAGCACCGATGCCCTCCGCGCGCATCTGCTGGCCGCCCGGCTGGCCGGCCCCGTGGCGACCTCGCGGGAGGAGAGTCTGCGGAGTTATCGGGCCTTCGCCGCGCGGGATCCTCGGGTGCTGATCGGACTCGATCCCGAATGGACTTGGGGGCAGCGGGACTTGATCGGGCTGATGGCGGACAAGTGTGGGGTTTCGGCCGACCCGACGCACACTTCCGGGCATGATGTGATCGATCCGGAGCGGACTTTGGCCGCGTTGGATGCCTTCGCCGATCGGTTGGGGGAGGTAGCGGAGCGGAGCGGTGCCGTGCTTCTCGGGACCGGGCATCCGCATCGGCTGCTCGGGTTCTACGCCGCGTTGGCGGACGCCTTGTCGGCGGCGGGGTGTGCTGTTCTCACCCCTGCGCATGGTCTCTCTGTCGACATAACGACCCGGTTCGGTCTACGCACGTACAACCTTGACTACGTCCAGGGGGTCGGCCTGGTCCGCGAACCGGGCCCCGAACGCACCGGTTGTGAGCCCGGCGCACACACGCACTCACCGCTGCCGGTTCGTACCGTGCTGGGTGCGGCGGCGGAGGTCGGCGGGGTGCTTCCGGAGCTGGTGATCGGGGACCACGGATGGGTCTGCGGAGCAGGTCAGCTGGGGTTCGAGGCCATTGGGCTGGCTGACACCGATGACCCCGCGCTGTTCGTGGGGGAGGCCGAGGGGTCGGTGTCCGTCGTCGTTCCACTTGATGACGCCGTGCGGTCCGCTTACTACCGGCCGCTTACCCGCTACGTACTCAATCGAGCGTGTCTGTCACAGTAG
- a CDS encoding spore-associated protein A, producing the protein MIKLSRRTTTAAALTILALGGTVAATAPASAATSTTKAAAAATYNGACGTGYKVIDSTPVGNSGKVFVTWNASTGKNCAVTVRNAVGNKINMRVTLDALGDSDAPAVDSGTYTSYAGPVYVEGRDSCIAWGGTIGNASAEDSGHCG; encoded by the coding sequence ATGATCAAGCTGTCCCGTCGCACCACCACTGCGGCCGCACTCACGATCCTGGCCCTCGGCGGCACGGTAGCCGCCACGGCCCCGGCCTCGGCAGCCACATCTACCACCAAGGCGGCAGCCGCCGCCACCTACAACGGCGCCTGCGGCACCGGCTACAAGGTCATCGACTCCACGCCGGTCGGCAACTCCGGCAAGGTCTTCGTGACCTGGAACGCGTCAACCGGCAAGAACTGCGCGGTGACCGTCCGCAACGCCGTAGGCAACAAGATCAACATGAGGGTCACCCTCGACGCCCTCGGCGACTCCGACGCCCCGGCCGTGGACTCCGGCACCTACACGAGCTACGCCGGCCCGGTCTACGTCGAGGGCCGCGACTCCTGCATCGCCTGGGGCGGCACGATCGGCAACGCGTCGGCGGAGGACTCGGGGCACTGCGGCTGA
- a CDS encoding HAD family hydrolase, with translation MRYDLVIFDNDGVLVDSEPISNRLLARYLTELGHPTSYEESLRDYMGAAMHRVHDLVEERTGQRLPDDFDDVFHARVFAAFERELKPVAGAVDVLERLVADGVPYCVASSGSHERIRVGHRTTGLDEWFEDEWVFSSEDVGRGKPAPDLFLYAAERMGVAPERCVVVEDSPLGVRAGVAAGMDVYGFIGMTPVERLVGATQLFRDMGQLADLLE, from the coding sequence ATGCGCTATGACCTCGTGATCTTCGACAACGACGGTGTTCTCGTCGACAGTGAGCCGATCTCCAACAGGCTCCTGGCCCGCTATCTCACCGAGCTCGGGCACCCGACCTCCTACGAGGAGTCCCTCCGTGACTACATGGGTGCCGCGATGCACCGCGTCCACGATCTCGTCGAGGAGCGGACCGGGCAGCGGCTGCCGGACGACTTCGACGATGTCTTCCATGCCCGCGTGTTCGCCGCGTTCGAGCGGGAGTTGAAGCCGGTCGCCGGGGCCGTCGACGTGCTGGAGAGGCTGGTCGCGGACGGGGTGCCGTACTGCGTGGCGTCGTCCGGGAGTCATGAGCGGATTCGCGTGGGGCATCGGACCACGGGGCTGGACGAGTGGTTCGAGGACGAGTGGGTGTTCAGCTCCGAGGACGTGGGGCGGGGGAAGCCCGCGCCGGACCTGTTCCTGTACGCGGCCGAGCGGATGGGTGTCGCGCCGGAGCGGTGTGTCGTCGTAGAGGACAGTCCGTTGGGGGTGCGGGCTGGTGTGGCGGCCGGTATGGATGTGTATGGGTTCATCGGGATGACTCCTGTTGAGCGGCTTGTCGGGGCTACTCAACTCTTTCGTGACATGGGGCAGTTGGCTGACCTGCTGGAATGA
- a CDS encoding 30S ribosomal protein bS22: MGSVIKKRRKRMAKKKHRKLLKRTRVQRRNKK, from the coding sequence GTGGGCTCTGTTATCAAGAAGCGGCGCAAGCGGATGGCTAAGAAGAAGCACCGCAAGCTGCTGAAGCGCACGCGCGTGCAGCGTCGTAACAAGAAGTAG
- a CDS encoding ECF subfamily RNA polymerase sigma factor, BldN family, whose translation MYPHVGVDASGLATLRATVQDLLRGFVPTAYAVPAAFATTAPVGPCYALADGGAAVGRRGRSAGAATARRPAADSDSARMMDLVERAQAGEADAFGRLYDQYSDTVYRYIYYRVGGKATAEDLTSETFLRALRRIGTFTYQGRDFGAWLVTIARNLVADHFKSSRFRLEVTTGEMLDANEVERSPEDSVLESLSNAALLDAVRRLNPQQQECVTLRFLQGLSVAETARVMGKNEGAIKTLQYRAVRTLARLLPDDAR comes from the coding sequence GTGTACCCACACGTCGGGGTTGACGCCTCGGGCCTGGCTACGCTGCGCGCAACGGTCCAAGACCTGTTGCGCGGCTTCGTCCCCACCGCGTACGCCGTCCCCGCCGCCTTCGCCACCACCGCACCCGTCGGTCCGTGCTATGCACTGGCAGACGGCGGCGCGGCGGTTGGCAGACGAGGGCGCTCGGCCGGCGCCGCCACCGCACGCCGTCCGGCCGCTGACAGCGACAGCGCCCGGATGATGGACCTCGTGGAGCGTGCCCAGGCCGGCGAAGCCGACGCCTTCGGCCGCCTCTACGACCAGTACAGCGACACTGTGTACCGGTACATCTACTACCGAGTGGGAGGCAAAGCCACCGCCGAGGACCTCACCAGCGAGACCTTTCTGCGCGCCCTGCGCCGCATCGGCACGTTCACCTATCAGGGGCGCGACTTCGGCGCCTGGCTGGTGACGATCGCCCGCAACCTGGTCGCCGACCACTTCAAGTCGAGCCGCTTCAGGCTGGAAGTGACCACCGGCGAGATGCTCGACGCCAACGAGGTCGAGCGCTCCCCCGAGGACTCCGTCCTGGAGTCCCTCTCGAACGCCGCACTGCTCGACGCCGTACGGCGGCTCAACCCGCAGCAGCAGGAGTGCGTCACGCTCCGCTTCCTCCAGGGCCTCTCCGTCGCGGAGACCGCCCGGGTGATGGGCAAGAACGAGGGTGCGATCAAGACCCTCCAGTACCGGGCCGTGCGCACTCTCGCCCGGCTCCTCCCGGACGACGCCCGCTGA
- a CDS encoding helix-turn-helix domain-containing protein, whose translation MAAAGERPLNEVQFLTVAEVASVMRVSKMTVYRLVHSGHLPAIRVGRSFRVPEQAVHEYLRESYVGVETA comes from the coding sequence ATGGCTGCAGCTGGCGAGAGGCCTCTGAACGAGGTTCAGTTCCTTACCGTGGCGGAGGTCGCCTCGGTGATGCGAGTGTCGAAGATGACCGTGTACCGGTTGGTGCACAGCGGTCATCTGCCCGCTATCCGGGTGGGGCGGTCCTTCCGCGTCCCCGAGCAAGCGGTACACGAGTACCTTCGCGAGAGTTATGTGGGGGTGGAGACAGCCTGA
- a CDS encoding lysophospholipid acyltransferase family protein, translating into MADAKVIPFDDDRSRANGVQRPQRRRSTGNRRKNGEPALVREVQPLPGRDFAQDDVPVTREEQEPEKPQDEEIQSLQSALERRVAHGLSFLRRRLTGDYEVDDFGYDEELTDELLMPALRPLYEKYFRVEVKGIENIPAEGGALIVANHSGTLPLDGVMMQIAVHDNHPAGRHLRLLAADLVFMLPVVNELARKAGHTLACAEDAERLLGRGELVGVMPEGFKGIGKPFSERYKLQRFGRGGFVSTALRKGTPIIPCSIVGAEEIYPMIGNSKTLARVLGFPYFPITPTFPWLGPLGAIPLPTKWTIQFGEPIPTDGYPPEAAEDPMLMFNLTDQVREQIQHTLYKLLVQRRSVFF; encoded by the coding sequence ATGGCGGATGCCAAGGTCATTCCGTTCGACGACGACCGGTCCCGCGCGAACGGCGTGCAGCGGCCGCAGCGCCGCCGGAGCACGGGGAACCGGCGCAAGAACGGCGAGCCCGCGCTGGTCCGTGAGGTCCAGCCCCTGCCGGGCCGGGACTTCGCGCAGGATGATGTTCCTGTGACGCGTGAGGAACAAGAGCCGGAGAAGCCGCAGGACGAGGAGATCCAGAGCCTCCAGAGCGCCCTGGAACGCCGGGTCGCCCACGGCCTGTCCTTCCTGCGCCGCCGGCTGACCGGGGACTACGAGGTCGACGACTTCGGCTACGACGAGGAGCTCACCGACGAGCTCCTGATGCCGGCGCTGCGCCCGCTGTACGAGAAGTACTTCCGGGTCGAGGTCAAGGGCATCGAGAACATCCCGGCGGAGGGCGGCGCGCTGATCGTCGCCAACCACTCCGGGACGCTGCCGCTGGACGGCGTGATGATGCAGATCGCCGTCCACGACAACCACCCGGCGGGCCGGCACCTCCGGCTCCTCGCGGCGGACCTCGTCTTCATGCTGCCGGTGGTCAACGAGCTCGCCCGCAAGGCCGGTCACACGCTGGCCTGCGCCGAGGACGCCGAACGGCTGCTGGGGCGCGGTGAGTTGGTCGGTGTGATGCCGGAGGGCTTCAAGGGGATCGGCAAGCCGTTCAGCGAGCGGTACAAACTCCAGCGCTTCGGCCGGGGCGGCTTCGTCTCGACGGCCCTGCGCAAGGGCACGCCGATCATCCCGTGCTCGATCGTCGGGGCCGAGGAGATCTACCCGATGATCGGCAACTCCAAGACGCTGGCCCGCGTCCTGGGGTTCCCGTACTTCCCGATCACGCCCACGTTTCCGTGGCTGGGGCCGCTGGGTGCGATCCCGCTCCCCACGAAGTGGACGATCCAGTTCGGCGAGCCGATCCCTACGGATGGCTATCCGCCGGAGGCCGCCGAGGATCCGATGCTGATGTTCAACCTCACGGATCAGGTGAGGGAACAGATCCAGCACACGCTGTACAAGTTGCTGGTGCAGCGGCGGTCGGTGTTCTTCTAG